The genomic segment CTGGACCTCAATGCATACATGTATGCGCCGGATCCTGAACGTTATGCGACCGGAGCCCACTCCCAGTTCATGCGCGCCTGCCTTTTTCATGTCTCCTGCCCCAGTTCTATTGATTCAACAGGAATAGGATcacccctcccccgccccccgctgCTTCTCCCGTCTTCCCCTATCTCTATTATCCCCCGGCCAAATTGAAGGGGAAGCCGGTTTCCGCGTTTGGGGAAGAGTTCGGGAAAGGATTGACTTTCACTGATCTAAACCCCCCGTTATCGGCAGCTGAGCGAAAGCGGCCAGGTGCCAAAAGGGTTCCGCATGTAAGCAGATAGGGATCGATcactttcttttctcccccccccccccgccgccccccgcATTGATTGGGAATATTGAAAGTAAAAGTTTGGCCAATAAATCCAGTGGCTTGGAGGGTGGTTTTCTGAGAGACGAACTTAGAAGTCTGGTCGGTGTCAAGACTCATGCAGGTTGTAACGTTTGGACCGACTTCTGCAGCTCGCTCGGCCGTCAGTCCCGACTTGAAACAGGACTCCCTCCGGGGATCTGTGGGCTCTCGCCAATCCGGATTAACCGGGACATTCCGATTCCATTCCGGGGTAACTAGCGGGAGTCCGGGAGCCCTTATGGATTTCTTGTGTGAGCGAGATTCCCTACAAATATAAAAACGCAATACATTGCATGGCAGAAGGCAATTTGCAAACGTCGCTAAGCCCTTTGAAATCCCCGACCCATATTTCTCCCACTCTTCCTCGGATTATTTGCACACCTGAGGCCAGAACAAGTCGGTTTTCCTTCTTTTGTAGGGGGTTAGGGGGAATCTTCTTGGCTGATtctagccccccccccttttttttttttcctaatctctttCTACATCCGAGGCGTCCTTCTTATTTGAAGCCTCCTTCCTCTCCCTACCCAGCCCATCTCTGGCTGAACCCAGCAGCTATTCCCTTGTGTAAACCTTCCCCGGGCTTGGCCTGATCATTTGCGGAGAGGGGGTGGCGTCTTTGAAGTTTCTCCCTTCAACTGGGCGAGAGGGGAAACCCTCCGGCTCTCTCCGAGTGCTGACTAATTTAGGACGGCAGGAATTCTTGGATGAGTTTTTTGTTTGACTTCCGACTCCCTCGCCTATCCGTTCTTGCTCCCACCTTTTCTACTAAACCTcttctcacccacccacccaccgcaGCTCTCTCGGCCAACTGGATCTCTCCCTGTTGACTCGGAAGGAAgcttaacttgtttttttttggggggggggggttatcagGGCTCACAGTATCAAAGTTTTTGTAATTAACCCCGAActctctcttcttccccttcccctccccctcccctcccccttccttttcccctccccctccccctcccccttcctcttcctcttcctctcctctgtGTGCTTCGCTCTTTTTCCCCAACGCAGATTTTCGTCTCGGCCACTTCCAGCGCCACGTGCTGTACCTCGGGTTCCCGCGCTGCCTCCGACGTTTCCTCCGGGTCTTCCCAGGCGGCGACCCTCGGCTGCACCTCTTACGAGAATCGGCTGCTGGCCGGATCCAGAACGGAGCTCAACGCGGCGTTGGGGATTTACGGCTCGCCCTACGCAGCCGCTGGGGCCAACCCGGGTTACGCCAACTACTTGCCTTACAACGCCGATCCTTCCAGTTTCTACACCGCGCTGGTGAGTTAACTTACCGCTCCCAAAGGCTCGCTAGAAGAACAGGAGAGGAAGGCGCTAGTCCCTGCTGACCGGGGAGGCGCCCATTTGTATTCCATCTTTGCAATAGAAAAGGGAGGTAGAAACATGGATGCCAAATGGATGTTTACTTGAAAGCAAGTATTTTTCGGTTCCACTGCATTTATGCTTCAGGAGGTACTGCGGTGCATTCTCTCGTGAAAACGAGGCTGTTCAGAGGGCCTGACATTCTGGAGAGTCACAGTCCTGAGGATGGCTATCAGAGAGTAAATTTCATTGAAGTCCAGAggagagtttggtgtagtggtgaaggcaccaggctagaaaccaggagactgtgagctctagtcctgccttaggcatgaaagctggctgggtgacctagggccagtcactctctctcagcccagcccacctcacagggttgctgttgtagggaaaataggaggaggaggaaggaggagtattaggtacattccccaccttgagttatttataaaaatattaaaggataaaagatcaaaaaaaaaaaaaatgggaggatcAGGTCAGTTTACCCAGGGTGCTTCAGCTTCACCCACATTTATCTTTAGGGAAACCTACTGAATCAtggattcctggaaaaaaatgacaacgAAGAATGGAACACTGATAGGATGTTAGGGTGACCATTAATAATTTTGGATTGTAAATGACTTGGAGGCAGGGGCctattctcctcctcttcctcctcttcctcctctgtggTCCACCAGTGACTTCTTAAAAATCAGTTCCAAAGTATTCAgataaaagtccaaaaggggaGAATGATATTCTGTTTTGCAAAGcaacagaaagagaaagtgagggagaaagagaaggaaaagaaaacagaaaacctCTCTGCCCTGAGCCAACTGCCTGTCAAAAATGCCCAATTCTAAGCAAGCTTACAAGCCCCATTAAATTCACCCACTTACCGTAAAGTGATTGAATCcccattaaattcagtgggattcAATCACTTTATAGTAAGCGATTAGATTCACAGCTCCTGATTCTGTTGTATAAAGAGAAGTCTTACTCATTTTTTAACCTGCTCCCATTCAATAATAAATAGTAATTACGGCTAGCTAATTGGGACTTCATCATTAAGATTTTAACGTGGCCACCCAACAATACTCAGAGGCAAGTCCAGTTGTATTCTTGGGGTCTGGGGTCTTGCTCTTTAAGTTTACTTAGGATTGCAACTTTAGGAGGACAACAACGAGAATTATGAGAAGGGGAAATGGCATAAAAGGCAACACTGCATGAAAATGACAAGGGATGTTGTTTGGGGGGTGAGTGTGAGGGGTCGGGCTATTGCCACGCAACCCCCTTGTTCTTCAGTCACCGGGCCACGTCCAACTTCCCATTTCCCCATAATTTCACCAAGACTGTCATCCCAGGCAACCACTGTGTCATCACTGAGAATATCTAACGACCTTATCTTCTGCCAGCCCCTTTTTCAGTTGGCTTTGATTTTCCCAGCCATCAGGGTCTTCTTCAATAGCTTTTGCCTTGGTATTATTTAGTATTTAAGTTTTAGTTTTATGGCAAGTGTTTCGACTGAGCAGACTGGCTTTTCTTCATCTGGTTTTCAAATCatactttttctttattcagtctTCCCAATGGATCAGTTTTCACAGTCATATGTTACAGCCGGGACAAATCATGGCCTTGATAGGACATCACCGTTGCCAGTGTAAATTCCTGCACTTTACTGTTTTGTCTAGATGTGTAATGTTTCTCCAAAACAGCAGATCTCTCTGTGGAATCCAACCCTAAACTAAATCCCAGGACAGATTCAAGTGTGATTAAATTAATAAGCATAGCTTTACAGGCATATCCCAATTACGCTTGTTCGTTAATCTGGATTAAGGAAGGGCCATGGGAAGTGTTACTGCTAATAGAGATTGCTATTAATGATTCAGCTCACTTGTCATGTTAAACCACGATTCACTTAACCATGCCCTTagatcatggtttgcttaatattTGTTGAATACATTTAACTATTTAGATTTGCAGGACCCCAAATCACAAATCCTGGTTGATAACCCACAACTGCTGCCTTCATACTAGGCATTAAGCCAAAGATGAAACAACCCACATGATAGCTCAGTACAATGTATGAACCCGCTTTCCACATTGGGCATTTGGGAAAAGGGGTGCAAAAGAGGTGGATGCACACCCTTAGCCTTTTATCTGGTTTCCCCCTGCCTAGAATTCCCAGTATGACCTGAAGGACAGCTCACCGGGTTTACACGCAGGGATTGTTCAGCCAACAGCAGCAGCCTATTATTCTTATGATCACTCTTTTGGCCAGTATGACAGGTAAGAGATTCAGCACTTAAATCTGGCACGGCAGCACTCTTCCTGTTCCAGCTGACAAGTGTCTGTGTGTTTATATACGTATTTGTGTGTGACAGAATGTCATTCCAGAATGCAAGCAAATGGCCAAGCTGTGATTCTGGGCATGATAGCCTTGAAGATAAGAAAAGGCATGATGTCCCCAAATCACAGGCTGACTGCAGAGAATGAGggttgcagtccaacacatctgaagagggTCAGATTGGGGAAAATATATCACAGTCTAACCCCCTCCTCACTAAGAGAgattcaatgtattgtgcaacccccaacccacccccaaatgagagaaggagaaggaagagaggtaGAAGTCAATCAGgctaagcatattgtgtgaatacagccatttggagttgtgtttctttgtttctttggatAGTCTGTGAAGTTTTGTGTTTCGCCAATGGAAGAAGCCATCTCAACTCATCTTCATCTGCCTATTAGGTATGGAACGGTGGACTTTAGCAACTCATCCAGGCGCAAAAACGCTACCCGAGAAACCACCAGCACACTGAAGACATGGTTATATGAGCACCGCAAGAACCCCTACCCAACCAAGGGCGAGAAGATCATGCTGGCCATCATCACCAAAATGACCCTCACCCAGGTCTCCACCTGGTTTGCCAATGCCCGCCGGCGCCTCAAGAAGGAGAACAAGATGACCTGGTCTCCTAAAAGTAAAGCAGGAGACGAGCAAAGAGAGGGAAGTAAAAGGAACGGGGAAGACTGTAGCAGTGAAAATGAAGACAAAGGTAAGAGCAGAAAGGTAGTATCATTTTTTCTCCTACAAATGGGAGATAAATTTGCAGTATAGGATATAAGAGAAGTTCCATCCTAAAGTCCTTTTGGTACAGCATTTTACACTCCACAGCAGCCCAATGAGATGACTTCACAAGCACTACAAGTATGGTTGAAATCAACAGTTTTCTAAGAGTTCTGAAGCTGTGACCTTCCCCGCATTCAAATGCCCCTATTCTAATTCACAATTAAGCAACTTGAAGCCCCCTAGATAGTGTatactacagctcccatcaggTCTTGCCAGAACAGCCCCTTaaggatgatggaacttgctatccaacatctggaaagcacatgTTCCCAGCCCTGACTTAGAACTCCTGTTCTGGGTCATTTTTTTAAGGAGAatctcttatttctttctttgccccTGCCCCTGGTATCTATAAATAGGGACCCTTTTCATCTGATCACAAGGTTCTGTTTATTATAACTCAGTTTCCTATCTCTACCAAAGAAAAACTGACCTGTCCCCTTGACAGGTCACTGAGCTACATTAATACTTAGGAAAATATGTCAGCttcattttgattattttgtgGTAGTCCCTAAGAAACCAAGTTAGAGACATCTCTGCATAAAACCAACTTGACTTGCACTTAATCAACTTCTTAAGGTTACTGTTTTCTGTCCTTTATCCCTTCTGTTTCAAATGATAGACCCCAAAATctgcaaagaagaaaaggagttGCAACTGAGTGATCTGGAAGACTTAGAGGAGGAGGAATCAGGTGTGAAGGTTGAGGATGAGCTGAAGCACCTGCATCAGGATGGCCTCATAATTGGCCGAGCATTGACTGAATCTGAGAAAAGCAGCTGTACTGGGAGCCCAGCCAGTCATTTTCATACCTTTTCTTGTGCCAAGCAACATTCACCAATTACAGGGGACTTCTGTGGCCACAAGGGGAACACCATAACAGGCAGTCTTGGAAGTCAAGGCCAACTTTATGAAGCTCCAGAAAAGCCCCGCATCTGGTCCCTAGCTCATACTGCAGGAGCCAACATGCTTGTGGGGTCCACCAGCAACCCTGCTCAAAGGACAGAGAGCCCCAATTGTTTGGTGCTCCGTGGAAGGTGCTCTGGGTCTGACGGACAATGCAGTGAAGGGAGGCCACTGGGCAACCTTGTGAGAACACAGGCCATTCATGAGAAGGCCTTGGAAGAGCTGCCACAAGCAGCTAAAATCTTTAAGAGTTCAACCTTCAACCTCCAGTCCATTGCACTGAACTATGCTCCATACCCTGTGCTAGGGGAGACATGTCAGTATGCAGCAGGAACAGAAGGTAGTTACCTTGGgaactttttcattttcttttattctgataCAGTCCTCAGTTTGACGAAAAGAAGTTCACATGAGGTCCAGAACTCCAACACTGATGTTTAAACTCAGGAGAGACCACTGAACACTTAGCCATTTTCTGAAGTAGTTATTGGTCTAACATTCTCCTCTCAATTTTGGCAGCATGAAGGAAATATGCCAGCCTACTTATTTTGAAATGGAGCTTGAGGAAGCTTAGCTTGTGTTTGGAGAAAGCTTTGACAAATAGGTGGATTTGCACAGAGAGAGATGCTGAGGTGGCCAGCTGAGTTATGACATCCTTCCTCCTCTTTGTATGCAAAAATGATGTAGATACAGGAGTTCTGTCAATTAACAGAATATCTGGGTTAATACAACATTCTCAATCCTAACCTAGGTTAAGAAAACATAAATCCCATTTTCATATAGCTTCTTATGGCCAAAGAAACTGTATTGAGTAGATTCACACTTCACTTATTAAGATAATGATTGGGTACCCACAacatgctgttttttaaaagtctggTTAGATCAGATTTTtaccccaacctgatgccctccaataTACTAGAATTCAGCTTCTATAATGTTCCAAGCTGATCACTTGAAATTTTGAGTACTGATGAATTGTGGTTTGTCATTTGGCTGCAGCATGCTGAGAAAGCCATTTTATATAGTCTGCTCCCTTTTCTCCCAGACATATAATTATCTTTGtgaagctgtccagagtcattttggagctGGTAGCCTAGAGATTTAATATATAAACCTGTAGAGATTGTTACATCAGCAACTTTGTAGGTCAACTCTGGAACTGCACAGAGGAAGACGGTGAGTGGGAAGAAATCTCCAGTCCAGGGTCTAACCCAGAAATGTATCTCTTTACCCACAACTCTACTGAAATGGGCTAATGCAAGCTTTAAAACCTGATGAATGGCTTGCACAAAATTAAATCTGAATTTTGTTGACCGATGTGGGGAGAACAAGCTTCAGCGTATAATTAGCATATCTACGTCACACCTTAAATCAGGGGCAGgcgactgatttttttttaatcctatagTCTATTTGCTGTTGTTGTAGCTGTTTACCCCTAAGGATCAGTGGGAAATTGCAATTTGTTCTTTCTATGGCTTGTCATCACACTTTGGCATATGGCCTCTGTGGTTGCAAAAGGATGTTAGAAACTAATAGGCTTGGGTTATCTCCCCCAAGAACTTCAATAAGAAACATCCCAACTGCAGTGTGAATTCTATGTTCCACCCTTTTGAGGCATAACACAAATTTTGAAGCAAGTGAGCATCACTATTTGGGAATGGAGGTCTTGATTTAGTCTCCTTAGATTAAGGAGATCCTCAGCAAAAAATAATAGTAACCACTCCAGAGTTCATTCTGGCTGTTGTTGGTATCTAACAATTTGCTGGATGAAACCCAAAGTCTGTTGCCTAAGGAAGCTGCTGAATAGAAGGGATGGATGctattaactttattgtaagccCTTTATAGTGCTCAAAAGCTAAATTAAGCTGGAGGGAGGGTGGGATGCTTAAGCAACATTGGAGATGGAGTCTGTACAGCTGATATTGTCTTCTCCTGCACCAGTTCTGAGCTGTCTTCTAATTTTACACTTTGGATGTTGGCATCCAACTgtccaaatgtattttatatttattttatatttatttatatgtgttttattttattttagtgtaaaatataaatataaaatagaccAACTGTATGGACTGTCTTCAACCCAGGTCATGATAGTTGGCCTTAAGTTGGGGAAGACTTTAATtttcccttcactttttttttccaggatcctGCTTCAAAATACTTAAATAAAGCCATTTAGGCATTCCAAACATttgacaggaaaaagaaaacagtaaaaaaattaaatttaatcccAAATTTACTtactatgtatttaaaatatctgCAGGCATCAAGATGAAGACCCTCCCAGAGCTGTCCCACATGTACaatgtgatatataaataatagTTCCAAAATCCATTAAGCCGATTCACAGTTACAATAAACAGTAATGTTATTATATCTTGCCCAGAAAAAAGCTAGCAAAAAGTGATAAATACATATTCAGAAATCTTCTGCAAGTTTATCTAAAAAGAcaatgaaacagaaaacaaatgagTATTTAGGGCTTAAAAAATCCTTGCAGTAATAGGGCATACTATACTGGAGTTAATACAGAATTGTACTGATAtttctgttattattattattcctccttGCCCATCAATTTAGTTACTTCTACTGCAACACCATTTTTGCAGTATGTTAAAACAGCACTTTACTTCTTATTTTTTTCACAATCCATCCTGAATCACCTTGGGGCATGTTTCCTGGCTGGGCAGAAATGATCTCAGATCAGCAAGTCATGTTGCTAGATGGAGGTCCACCTTCTTTGAGAGTCATGTGGCCAATGCCTTGGTCTCCATATCTGGAGAGCTGGAATGATCAAGTCAACATACAGATGTGACCTTCTCTAGGAAATTGTTTAGAGATGCAGTAGGGCAGTATCTGAGAGTAAGTTCACAGAAACAATTATTTTGGGTACTGTGTCATTATAGTTTGGTTTTATGGTagaatgcaaaaaggaaaatattcacTCAGAGGAACTGGGATGAGTTGGTTCCAAAGATCTCATAAGTGGAGCTTCAGTTCCAGCAGTACTTATAAAAAAGTGCTTATGGAAACATGGATAGAAACTTACCAATCATCTTTGTCTCACTTCAAACCTCCTCTGGGGTTGGGGTCATCTGAACAATGCAGGAGATGATATAGGAAGAAATATGAACCAATGACAATTGACTGTCCTTTTGTATTGATAAATACTTCTGTGAATTCAAGGTCCTTCTGTTCAAGGAAGGACTCTGTAAACCAAAGgctatttaagtatatttaaGGGTAGTCTAAAATTTATTGTTGAGCCACTTCCATCCAAAGCTGAGAGAAGCTTTTGTTTCTGTGATGACAGGATTTCGGAGGAGCATAAGAGCTGCTCAAAGTTCTCTGGATCTGAGTGATGTCTGTCTCAGTCAACATAAAGAGAAACTGAGGACAGCTTTCAGGCCAGTGCTGAAGAGGTGAAAAAGGTGAGTCATCAATGCTGTTGTATAGTGTGGGGAAATGACTTGTGAACTACAGGATGCTGAATTAGTTCACAGCATCCCTGATTACTGGCCTGAAAATGGACAGAAACCAAAATCCAGCAACATTTGGCATCTGAAAGGCTTCCTCATCCAAGTTTGAAGCGTAGATACCATTTGCTGTGgaactgttttgttttgagttACTACTTTAATAAAAGGCACTATCTTTGCAATTCATTgcatgctttctctttttttggggcAGAAAATGCTATTAGTGGACTCATCCTCACCCTAAAATATGGGGTTCGGGGAAGTCTTCATTAGGATatgaaaaataggaagaagaaaggaagccaACAAAACCAAGACAGGGTACAGAAGCCAagaacaaacaaaatgattcaatCTGATAAagtgttttctttaaaagaacaCTAAAGTGTCTAAAATTTGACATTAGCAACAGATATGACCATTTATAATAGTCTGATCCAGTACCAGGACAAGATCTATACATTTTTGGTCTATACATTTTTAGTGATTTTGTTTGATTCACAAAAGACCAGATAATAACTACAATTTAAGAGGGGAAGAATGGGACACATTGTTCCCTGGACTTTGAgcattaaaaaagtaaaaagtaaagtgtATTATCCAGCTtgctaattttaatttctttcttgttGCATATGTGTAGCCTGATCAAGCCtcttagcatattttgatttaatattgttgTTTAGTCAGCATTCTTTGTCTGtatgtacttttcctaattatcCTGATATTGTCAATTAAGTTTTGGATAGTTTGGATATTTGAAAGCCAATTtctttgtgctggttaatgactgcaataaagttatttatttaagaaattaaaatTCTAGCACTTCAAGAAATCGGGACTGTCTGTAATTGTAATGTGAAAGTTAATGTAGCGGAAGTCTTACCAATAATGACCTGGTGATTTAAGACTGCATTTTTCAAAATCCAAGTTCAAACCTGTCTGCCTTCATAACAATACATTTGAGAAGACCAGGTGCTGTCTACCAGCAAAGTGGTCCTGATAGTTCCTTTACCAAATGATCAAGATTGGGATTCCTTTGGCAGAGATGCATGACTTTTACCTTTGCTAATcagttctcttttttccccctttcaggtCAATGAAACCCAACATGCTACTTAAACTTCTCAAGAAGGTATGGAAACATCAGGCTTTCCAGGAAGATACCCATCATCTCCAATGTGAATCCTCTCTTTGTCTGTTTTGCTCTTTCTCTGCACCCTTCAAAGCATGAATGACTTTTACAGCTTCTCATGTCAGTGAAGGAGAAGAGATAACCCTTATGTAAACACAACTTTCACCATCACAAGGCCAACCAGAAAACATATATAGGGATTGGTTTTTCTATATTATATGAGTGTATCTCATGCACTGAGTCTGTCATCAAATTACATTAATTGAACTATGAATCTCCAGTAAAACTCCACCGATGTATTTTGAATTTCTGAGAGATCTTGGCTTCTGTTGTAGATCTGTGTTGTTCTCTGTACAGTGGAAACTAACAGTGTGGTTACTGAaccaatctctttctttctttcttcttcccccagATATGTATGGGCTGTGTG from the Candoia aspera isolate rCanAsp1 chromosome 11, rCanAsp1.hap2, whole genome shotgun sequence genome contains:
- the IRX6 gene encoding iroquois-class homeodomain protein IRX-6 gives rise to the protein MSFSQFGYSYSASSQIFVSATSSATCCTSGSRAASDVSSGSSQAATLGCTSYENRLLAGSRTELNAALGIYGSPYAAAGANPGYANYLPYNADPSSFYTALNSQYDLKDSSPGLHAGIVQPTAAAYYSYDHSFGQYDRYGTVDFSNSSRRKNATRETTSTLKTWLYEHRKNPYPTKGEKIMLAIITKMTLTQVSTWFANARRRLKKENKMTWSPKSKAGDEQREGSKRNGEDCSSENEDKDPKICKEEKELQLSDLEDLEEEESGVKVEDELKHLHQDGLIIGRALTESEKSSCTGSPASHFHTFSCAKQHSPITGDFCGHKGNTITGSLGSQGQLYEAPEKPRIWSLAHTAGANMLVGSTSNPAQRTESPNCLVLRGRCSGSDGQCSEGRPLGNLVRTQAIHEKALEELPQAAKIFKSSTFNLQSIALNYAPYPVLGETCQYAAGTEGSYLGNFFIFFYSDTVLSLTKRSSHEVQNSNTDV